A genomic stretch from Rhineura floridana isolate rRhiFlo1 chromosome 18, rRhiFlo1.hap2, whole genome shotgun sequence includes:
- the LOC133372903 gene encoding SURP and G-patch domain-containing protein 2-like isoform X1: MATRRMTRESFDALMQVKAKRYRLDRSDPIDEALHQLRVHSHPASGARYEDKDEDFQDDGKYVRSDWREGAREAPREDYSVPPYRSASHVTEEKEEEEDYYTQLSAQTQDYVQPSSRKRDYGSSSSVERNYAGPSTREQDYGNPASRKRDFDRVPSREPSRLHDVDRRRQNSGKVLGDFRSPGLLEEEFGAVQRHDYDQEYRLEPEREFISSLHARRDLRGKRSMASRGMVKNKMDTGSPVKKWGAQSLSPTDDLLRDPINHSKRKTVPSQRPQLSQRPHLPPQRGTLQYRNLNLTKYTQGKEVNLELTGPSDIFTTFGVEIIKWAGFNEIRKDPEYSELYRVLFTLETETCAKMLASFKCLLKAEHQDFCLSVVQCLQHAALRTPKVDKQFLNLLLKKKVVKTKNCFYELIKPFDWYMRRLQFYLLKSTTPLLMACNAYELNIKSSSFNEPGQMAAAFETTVSLCRKSLALLGQTFALASEFRHEKILEAIGLQEAAPKPTMFPNFDTSALFGREYIEHLQSWLEKSDYQMQLKRPAAETQAPGQRGVPETRPKIKIPQRADRKVTETIEKLVNSIISGMLTGRGRAELKGNPEYWFLYEEESLEHKYYKLKLAEMKRLMSTVKEEPKEEKSPEQRASDAVRALLYARKVASVKKKLFRRRRPGILQRAMAARKAGRATIGTQTLLSAGTVLKQQQPPQSPTAASAEPSLDKAGACDSATDLEEAPAPGEVLGAAGSPGLPGDPQPLVCQFPDVDPKTMVTAERLAKFVAEVGPEIEQFSIDNSADNPDLWFLHDRESSAFKFYRLKVYELCPSISFSDVQESTGKRPEPMEGGWENLEEEEEEEEEALQSGAEEEEKEGGATVSEEGPARAEASSASEEGQPGSAPTGMSAQVLPQGTPFGRKRISSKSLKVGLIPASKRVCLINEPKVHDPIRISYDRPGGRQSFANKKWQKSKNLEFSHKKLSQRNVGFQMLQKMGWREGRGLGVRSQGIKDPVKVGSTSGGEGLGAAGDENKEDTFATFRQRMIQMY; the protein is encoded by the exons ttcatTCCCATCCAGCCTCGGGGGCCCGGTATGAGGACAAGGATGAGGATTTTCAGGATGACGGGAAGTACGTGCGTAGTGACTGGAGAGAAGGTGCTAGAGAAGCCCCTAGAGAAGACTATTCAGTGCCTCCCTATAGATCCGCCAGCCACGTCACAGAggagaaagaagaggaggaggattaCTACACCCAATTGTCTGCACAGACCCAAGACTATGTGCAGCCATCTTCTCGCAAACGAGACTATGGCAGTTCATCTTCTGTGGAAAGGAACTACGCCGGCCCATCTACCAGAGAGCAGGACTATGGGAACCCAGCTTCTCGGAAGCGGGACTTTGACCGTGTCCCCTCTCGAGAGCCTTCCAGGCTCCATGACGTCGACAGACGCCGACAGAATTCTGGAAAAGTGTTGGGTGATTTCCGGTCGCCAGGGCTCTTAGAAGAGGAATTTGGGGCTGTGCAGCGTCATGATTATGACCAGGAATACAGGCTTGAGCCCGAGAGAGAATTCATCTCCTCTTTGCATGCCAGAAGGGATCTGCGGGGAAAGCGCAGCATGGCATCTCGAGGCATGGTCAAAAATAAGATGGACACCGGTTCTCCTGTCAAGAAATGGGGGGCTCAGAGTTTGTCCCCAACGGATGATCTACTGAGAGACCCCATCAACCATTCCAAGAGGAAAACTGTCCCTTCTCAGCGGCCGCAACTTAGCCAGAGACCGCATCTGCCCCCCCAAAGGGGCACCCTGCAATATAGGAACCTGAACCTCACAAAATACACCCAGGGCAAAGAGGTGAACTTGGAACTCACTGGCCCCTCGGACATTTTTACAACCTTTGGGGTCGAAATCATTAAATGGGCCGGCTTCAACGAGATCAGAAAAGACCCAGAGTATTCTGAACTGTACCGGGTTCTCTTCACACTGGAGACGGAGACTTGCGCCAAGATGCTGGCCTCGTTCAAGTGCTTGCTGAAGGCTGAGCACCAGGACTTCTGCTTGTCCGTTGTCCAGTGTCTGCAACACGCAGCGCTGAGGACGCCCAAAGTTGACAAACAGTTCTTAAATCTGCTCTTGAAGAAAAAGGTGGTGAAGACGAAGAATTGCTTCTACGAGTTGATCAAGCCTTTTGACTGGTACATGAGGCGGCTCCAATTTTACTTGCTGAAGAGCACCACACCCCTCTTGATGGCCTGCAATGCCTATGAGCTGAACATCAAGTCCAGCAGCTTCAATGAGCCGGGGCAGATGGCAGCCGCTTTCGAGACCACTGTGTCCCTCTGCCGCAAATCCTTGGCCCTCCTGGGGCAAACCTTCGCCCTGGCCTCTGAGTTCCGGCACGAGAAAATCCTTGAAGCCATTGGCCTCCAGGAAGCGGCCCCTAAGCCCACCATGTTCCCCAATTTTGACACCTCTGCTTTGTTTGGAAGGGAGTACATCGAGCACTTGCAGAGCTGGCTGGAGAAAAGCGACTACCAGATGCAGTTAAAGAGGCCAGCTGCAGAGACCCAGGCTCCGGGCCAGAGGGGTGTTCCGGAAACGAGACCGAAAATTAAGA TCCCGCAACGTGCTGATCGGAAGGTCACTGAGACAATTGAGAAGCTGGTGAACAGCATCATTTCCGGCATGCTTACGGGAAGAGGGAGAGCTGAGCTGAAAGGCAACCCAGAGTATTG GTTCTTGTATGAAGAGGAAAGCCTGGAGCACAAATATTACAAGCTGAAGCTGGCCGAGATGAAGCGGCTGATGTCCACCGTGAAAGAAGAGCCGAAGGAGGAGAAGAGCCCCGAGCAGCGGGCCTCGGATGCTGTGCGGGCTTTGCTGTATGCGAGGAAAGTTGCCAGCGTCAAAAAGAAGCTCTTCCGGAGGAGGCGGCCTGGGATCCTCCAGCGGGCAATGGCAGCTCGGAAGGCGGGGAGGGCCACCATCGGGACCCAGACGCTCCTGTCTGCGGGGAcggtgctgaagcagcagcagccaccccaGAGCCCCACAGCTGCCTCGGCGGAGCCTTCCTTGGACAAGGCCGGGGCCTGCGACTCGGCCACTGATCTGGAAGAGGCCCCAGCCCCAGGGGAGGTTTTGGGTGCTGCCGGCTCGCCAGGACTCCCTGGGGATCCCCAGCCGTTAGTGTGCCAGTTCCCCGATG TGGATCCCAAAACGATGGTAACAGCTGAGAGACTGGCCAAGTTCGTCGCTGAGGTTGGCCCAGAAATTGAGCAATTTAGTATTGACAACAGTGCGGATAACCCTGACCTGTG gTTTTTACATGATCGAGAAAGCTCGGCATTCAAGTTTTATCGGTTGAAAGTGTACGAGCTCTGCCCCTCCATCAGCTTCAGCGATGTGCAAGAATCCACTGGCAAGAGGCCTGAGCCGATGGAGGGTGGCTGGGAgaacttggaggaggaggaggaagaggaagaagaggcccTCCAATctggagcagaggaggaggagaaggaggggggagcaaCAGTGTCGGAAGAGGGGCCTGCCCGAGCGGAGGCCTCTAGTGCATCTGAGGaagggcagccaggctctgcACCCACAGGGATGTCTGCACAGGTGCTCCCCCAGGGCACCCCCTTCGGGCGCAAGAGGATCAGTAGCAAATCCTTGAAAGTGGGCCTGATCCCAGCGTCAAAGAGGGTCTGCCTCATCAACGAACCCAAAG TTCATGACCCTATCAGGATCTCGTACGACCGACCTGGTGGCCGTCAATCATTTGCAAATAAGAAG TGGCAGAAGTCAAAGAATTTGGAGTTTTCACACAAGAAGCTGAGCCAAAGAAACGTTGGCTTCCAGATGCTCCAGAAAATGGGCTGGAGAGAAGGGCGTGGGCTTGGCGTACGCAGCCAGGGCATCAAGGACCCTGTCAAAGT
- the LOC133372903 gene encoding SURP and G-patch domain-containing protein 2-like isoform X2, whose protein sequence is MATRRMTRESFDALMQVKAKRYRLDRSDPIDEALHQLRVHSHPASGARYEDKDEDFQDDGKYVRSDWREGAREAPREDYSVPPYRSASHVTEEKEEEEDYYTQLSAQTQDYVQPSSRKRDYGSSSSVERNYAGPSTREQDYGNPASRKRDFDRVPSREPSRLHDVDRRRQNSGKVLGDFRSPGLLEEEFGAVQRHDYDQEYRLEPEREFISSLHARRDLRGKRSMASRGMVKNKMDTGSPVKKWGAQSLSPTDDLLRDPINHSKRKTVPSQRPQLSQRPHLPPQRGTLQYRNLNLTKYTQGKEVNLELTGPSDIFTTFGVEIIKWAGFNEIRKDPEYSELYRVLFTLETETCAKMLASFKCLLKAEHQDFCLSVVQCLQHAALRTPKVDKQFLNLLLKKKVVKTKNCFYELIKPFDWYMRRLQFYLLKSTTPLLMACNAYELNIKSSSFNEPGQMAAAFETTVSLCRKSLALLGQTFALASEFRHEKILEAIGLQEAAPKPTMFPNFDTSALFGREYIEHLQSWLEKSDYQMQLKRPAAETQAPGQRGVPETRPKIKIPQRADRKVTETIEKLVNSIISGMLTGRGRAELKGNPEYWFLYEEESLEHKYYKLKLAEMKRLMSTVKEEPKEEKSPEQRASDAVRALLYARKVASVKKKLFRRRRPGILQRAMAARKAGRATIGTQTLLSAGTVLKQQQPPQSPTAASAEPSLDKAGACDSATDLEEAPAPGEVLGAAGSPGLPGDPQPLVCQFPDVDPKTMVTAERLAKFVAEVGPEIEQFSIDNSADNPDLWFLHDRESSAFKFYRLKVYELCPSISFSDVQESTGKRPEPMEGGWENLEEEEEEEEEALQSGAEEEEKEGGATVSEEGPARAEASSASEEGQPGSAPTGMSAQVLPQGTPFGRKRISSKSLKVGLIPASKRVCLINEPKVHDPIRISYDRPGGRQSFANKKKSKNLEFSHKKLSQRNVGFQMLQKMGWREGRGLGVRSQGIKDPVKVGSTSGGEGLGAAGDENKEDTFATFRQRMIQMY, encoded by the exons ttcatTCCCATCCAGCCTCGGGGGCCCGGTATGAGGACAAGGATGAGGATTTTCAGGATGACGGGAAGTACGTGCGTAGTGACTGGAGAGAAGGTGCTAGAGAAGCCCCTAGAGAAGACTATTCAGTGCCTCCCTATAGATCCGCCAGCCACGTCACAGAggagaaagaagaggaggaggattaCTACACCCAATTGTCTGCACAGACCCAAGACTATGTGCAGCCATCTTCTCGCAAACGAGACTATGGCAGTTCATCTTCTGTGGAAAGGAACTACGCCGGCCCATCTACCAGAGAGCAGGACTATGGGAACCCAGCTTCTCGGAAGCGGGACTTTGACCGTGTCCCCTCTCGAGAGCCTTCCAGGCTCCATGACGTCGACAGACGCCGACAGAATTCTGGAAAAGTGTTGGGTGATTTCCGGTCGCCAGGGCTCTTAGAAGAGGAATTTGGGGCTGTGCAGCGTCATGATTATGACCAGGAATACAGGCTTGAGCCCGAGAGAGAATTCATCTCCTCTTTGCATGCCAGAAGGGATCTGCGGGGAAAGCGCAGCATGGCATCTCGAGGCATGGTCAAAAATAAGATGGACACCGGTTCTCCTGTCAAGAAATGGGGGGCTCAGAGTTTGTCCCCAACGGATGATCTACTGAGAGACCCCATCAACCATTCCAAGAGGAAAACTGTCCCTTCTCAGCGGCCGCAACTTAGCCAGAGACCGCATCTGCCCCCCCAAAGGGGCACCCTGCAATATAGGAACCTGAACCTCACAAAATACACCCAGGGCAAAGAGGTGAACTTGGAACTCACTGGCCCCTCGGACATTTTTACAACCTTTGGGGTCGAAATCATTAAATGGGCCGGCTTCAACGAGATCAGAAAAGACCCAGAGTATTCTGAACTGTACCGGGTTCTCTTCACACTGGAGACGGAGACTTGCGCCAAGATGCTGGCCTCGTTCAAGTGCTTGCTGAAGGCTGAGCACCAGGACTTCTGCTTGTCCGTTGTCCAGTGTCTGCAACACGCAGCGCTGAGGACGCCCAAAGTTGACAAACAGTTCTTAAATCTGCTCTTGAAGAAAAAGGTGGTGAAGACGAAGAATTGCTTCTACGAGTTGATCAAGCCTTTTGACTGGTACATGAGGCGGCTCCAATTTTACTTGCTGAAGAGCACCACACCCCTCTTGATGGCCTGCAATGCCTATGAGCTGAACATCAAGTCCAGCAGCTTCAATGAGCCGGGGCAGATGGCAGCCGCTTTCGAGACCACTGTGTCCCTCTGCCGCAAATCCTTGGCCCTCCTGGGGCAAACCTTCGCCCTGGCCTCTGAGTTCCGGCACGAGAAAATCCTTGAAGCCATTGGCCTCCAGGAAGCGGCCCCTAAGCCCACCATGTTCCCCAATTTTGACACCTCTGCTTTGTTTGGAAGGGAGTACATCGAGCACTTGCAGAGCTGGCTGGAGAAAAGCGACTACCAGATGCAGTTAAAGAGGCCAGCTGCAGAGACCCAGGCTCCGGGCCAGAGGGGTGTTCCGGAAACGAGACCGAAAATTAAGA TCCCGCAACGTGCTGATCGGAAGGTCACTGAGACAATTGAGAAGCTGGTGAACAGCATCATTTCCGGCATGCTTACGGGAAGAGGGAGAGCTGAGCTGAAAGGCAACCCAGAGTATTG GTTCTTGTATGAAGAGGAAAGCCTGGAGCACAAATATTACAAGCTGAAGCTGGCCGAGATGAAGCGGCTGATGTCCACCGTGAAAGAAGAGCCGAAGGAGGAGAAGAGCCCCGAGCAGCGGGCCTCGGATGCTGTGCGGGCTTTGCTGTATGCGAGGAAAGTTGCCAGCGTCAAAAAGAAGCTCTTCCGGAGGAGGCGGCCTGGGATCCTCCAGCGGGCAATGGCAGCTCGGAAGGCGGGGAGGGCCACCATCGGGACCCAGACGCTCCTGTCTGCGGGGAcggtgctgaagcagcagcagccaccccaGAGCCCCACAGCTGCCTCGGCGGAGCCTTCCTTGGACAAGGCCGGGGCCTGCGACTCGGCCACTGATCTGGAAGAGGCCCCAGCCCCAGGGGAGGTTTTGGGTGCTGCCGGCTCGCCAGGACTCCCTGGGGATCCCCAGCCGTTAGTGTGCCAGTTCCCCGATG TGGATCCCAAAACGATGGTAACAGCTGAGAGACTGGCCAAGTTCGTCGCTGAGGTTGGCCCAGAAATTGAGCAATTTAGTATTGACAACAGTGCGGATAACCCTGACCTGTG gTTTTTACATGATCGAGAAAGCTCGGCATTCAAGTTTTATCGGTTGAAAGTGTACGAGCTCTGCCCCTCCATCAGCTTCAGCGATGTGCAAGAATCCACTGGCAAGAGGCCTGAGCCGATGGAGGGTGGCTGGGAgaacttggaggaggaggaggaagaggaagaagaggcccTCCAATctggagcagaggaggaggagaaggaggggggagcaaCAGTGTCGGAAGAGGGGCCTGCCCGAGCGGAGGCCTCTAGTGCATCTGAGGaagggcagccaggctctgcACCCACAGGGATGTCTGCACAGGTGCTCCCCCAGGGCACCCCCTTCGGGCGCAAGAGGATCAGTAGCAAATCCTTGAAAGTGGGCCTGATCCCAGCGTCAAAGAGGGTCTGCCTCATCAACGAACCCAAAG TTCATGACCCTATCAGGATCTCGTACGACCGACCTGGTGGCCGTCAATCATTTGCAAATAAGAAG AAGTCAAAGAATTTGGAGTTTTCACACAAGAAGCTGAGCCAAAGAAACGTTGGCTTCCAGATGCTCCAGAAAATGGGCTGGAGAGAAGGGCGTGGGCTTGGCGTACGCAGCCAGGGCATCAAGGACCCTGTCAAAGT